A genomic stretch from Setaria viridis chromosome 1, Setaria_viridis_v4.0, whole genome shotgun sequence includes:
- the LOC117841464 gene encoding uncharacterized protein: protein MVGGRGGGSGRRQERQALMVAFALALLMGTAVYFRIWARQSSDPSFTADDREELRRQFEQANLEAMDESAEWRMKYDKEFEKTRQLQDELSKVKATLAGTARRLELLQKDNEMWKRQTESLKQKCNCTIPLKTMQD, encoded by the exons ATGGTggggggacgaggaggagggtcggggcggcggcaggagcggcAGGCCCTGATGGTGGCGTTCGCTCTGGCGCTGCTCATGGGCACCGCCGTCTACTTCCGCATCTGGGCTCGCCAGTCCAGCGACCCCTCCTTCACCGCCGACGACCGCGAGGAGCTCCG GAGGCAATTTGAACAAGCAAACCTAGAAGCAATGGATGAATCTGCCGAATGGAGAATGAAATATGACAAAGAATTTGAGAAAACCAGGCAGCTGCAAGATGAACTTTCAAAG GTTAAGGCCACATTGGCTGGTACAGCCAGGCGTCTTGAGTTGTTGCAAAAG GATAATGAGATGTGGAAGCGGCAGACTGAATCACTGAAGCAGAAGTGCAATTGCACTATTCCATTGAAAACCATGCAAGATTAA